TTCTGTCACCTCGGTGGTAGAGTCGAAGTCGGGGGCGGCATATGAAGGGGGAGCATATGCATTACCTGGCGGAGGCATGTATGACGATTCTTCAGACTGCAAAGCAGCCTGAGGCTCCTGGTAGTAGGGAGAATCTGACATCGCAGTCGCATGAGACTCGATTCGCTGCTCATCGGACTGACCAGCAGGCTGGTAAGAGATCCCGTTTGAAAGGGAAGCGGTTTGGGTGGACGGTGTCGGGTCTGCATGGGGCTGGAAGGTCACATCCTCCTCAACTGGGGCGAGAGGCATGTATGATGTCTGCGGAGGGGTGGACAAATAGCCCGGATTTGTTCCAGGAGAACCATACATGGGTGCGTAACTCTCGACCGGAGTAGCAGGGTACTCTTGTGAGGCTCGGCGTTGAGTGAATGGAGCACCACCAAAGGAGGGAGATCTTTGTGAGTCGAGCGAAGACCGCCCTCGAAACTGTTCGGGTGACGCGTTGGGGGCATACTGGCTTGGCATGTATTTAGAAGGGCCGGCAGCAGGAGTAGGTACAGGTTGAGTAGCTCCTCCGCCAGGATATGATCCATAAAGATCAGAGACTGAAGGCGATCGACTGACAGTGGGTGTTCCTGCAATATTGGCAAATGGACCGTGGTCCCCCGCCTCGCCAGCTTTACCCAGGCCCGTTGACGCCGCATCAGCATCGTCACCAGCAACGAAGCTGTTAAAGCGAGCCCACATGGACCCGGAGACCTTTTCCATGCTCGGTTTTGAGATCCAGGAACCACTATCAGTCGTGGTCTGGCGAAGACGGGCAGAAAGCTCGTCAACCTCTGAGAATAGATGTTGGTGATGATAAGGCGAGGGGCGGGTCGTTGACTTCAACGATGAAGCAACCCCATCACAGTAGGCCTGAGCCTCAGTTTTGCGGCCTCTGTCTGCAAGTTGCCTTGCGTGTACGAGCTTGAAGGCCAAAAGATGAGGTAGTGTGGCTGCGGTGGAGTTTCCCAAGACGGCAGTAGCAAATTCATATACCTCAGTCAACAGAATAGCATCTTCATCTAGTAGTGAGCTTGATTGACGCTGGTGATCTGATCCGAGAAGAACAATGTTCGCTTGCAGATCGTCAGCACCGCCGAAGACCGCGCTGCGagagaacaagaaacaaaTGTGCGCGGCCTCCACGCGGCCGTAGGAAGTCAGCAAACGACCTAGTGCAAGTAATGCAGATTGGTCATCAGAGCTGCGATTTCCAAGCACCATGGCAACAGTGTCTTTCCAGCTATCCAGGCCATCGAGAGCATTCTTTGTGGCACCTTGCCGGTCATTGATACTAATAAGCTGATGTCCTGCTCGCGCGGATGGAGGAACTAGCTCGTCCACACTTTCCTCGACATTTCCGGCGAAAATCTCGTAAAGGGCAGCGAGAGATTCCGTGTTGCCAGCTGTGGATTTGATTTCACGCCTAACAAATTCTTGGACTGCCTGTTTCCAGATTGATCGATCCATGGTCGACGCAAGGATCAGTGCATGTCCCCACATACGGCGGTCGACCGCCGCCCAGACagccttttctctttcgccGACGAGCAACAAGGCGCGAAGCTCTCTCATCCACTCAGGATCAGCTGCCACATCTGGTTTGGATGGAGCGCCAAAGGTCGCAAACGTTGCAGCAGGTCCAAAATCGCTTGCCGAAGGATTTTCTGCTTCGAGACTGGGAGGATTTGGTACGAAAATCTGACGAAGCGAGTTTTTCGATTCAATCGAAGCCTCGAAGTTTCCGTCGTTCTCCACCAGAAGTCTGACGACCTTCCAGAGCAAGATCTTCTCTTCGGCCCGCTTCGTCACATCGGCGTGAGAGCCCTCATACACCTCGGAAACTTCATTCTCAAACGCCGCAATTTTGCTCGAGAGCCAAGCAATGacatccttcttcttggacttggaCTTCAATGGCCCCGGGTGCTGGACTACAGTCTCTGAGAACGGAATGACTTCGTTGGCTTTCGACAGTCTCGGTTCTCCTGGCGTAGGCTTGATCATCGGGCTGATCTGCCCGACTGAGTACCGAGGAATGTGTTTAGGGAAGCAGGATACCACTGCACCACCAAACCCGAACTTGAAAATTGGCGCACCTCTCCATCTTTCAAGAGGATCGGTCTCTTGGCCGTCGGTTGGAGCAATAAACTCCAGGTGCTGGGTGTACCCTCTGGCAGAAGATTGAATCGCTGTTGGCAACGATCCGTAAGGATTCGTCGCCTTCGTGGGCGATGCCGAACCATGCACCGATGCGGGGCGCGGCACCGGTGCGAGCTGAGGAAGGGTTCCGCGAGGGCTTATCAATTGTTGACCCGGCGAGGAGGTTTGGGATCGACGAGGGGGAGGAGCAGACGGTTGCTCAACCACTTGTTGTGATGAAGGCAGCATCACAGTCGCCTGGTCGTGCTCGTTTGTTTTGACCGGTGCTAGCCGTTGCGCGAATTCGTTGACATACTCTGGAGGTGCATATCGATTTTGAGACGGGTGGATCTGCCGATTCGTGTTTTGAACACTCGAACCTTCCAAGCCACCGTTCTCATCCGGCGATTGGGGAGCGTATGATGACCCTTGGTCAACGCTACCACGCTGTGCACGAGGCGGAGATAGGTCGACCGACGGCTGCAACGATGGCGGCTGTAGCGGATAAGGATTCTCAGCACCGGGTTGGTACGTAGACTTTTCATGGTGTGCAAGTGGGCTCGAAGTCCGTGGCTGGAAGGGCAAATTGTTGACGTGGCCCGGAACCGCCAAAGGCTGAGAAGCATATCGACTACGGCCAGCCGGGCCTGAGGTTGACGGGGCGGGAGAATATCTTGAAATCGATTGAGCCCTTGCTGGTGGTTGCAGGGCTGGTGGCTGCGGAGAGTATCGAGATGCAGCAGGCGGGCCAGCTGGTGCGCTCGAACCCAACAAGGATGGCGTTGTATATGGATCCTCGCGATGTGGCAGCTGAAGGGAAGGCTGCAGGTGAGAATCAACCTGGGATGTGGCGAGCGGTGCGTACGAATTTTGTGGCGGTGGAGGGGTGCCGACAGACTCAGAAGCCTGGGCAGTGCCTGGCATGGGCGAGTAGCGGCCAGAAGTGGATGCAGGTCGAGACCTCGGAACTGGCAAAGGCAACTCTTCGTAGAAGTTCTTCTGGACTGGCGGTGCTGCAGGTGGTAGGGTGCCAGTGGCAGCAGAAATTCCAACTTGCGGTACGCTCATCGGTGGAGGCACAAGCACAGGCGCTGACTTTTGAGTGGTCAATGTCCGTCTTGGTCTGGCTAGGTCTTCTGGTAAGTCATAGGGTGATCTGTAACCCTCCTTAGGCCGCTCTGCAAAGCTCTCTCCTCGTGGAAGCACAGGGTTAGCAGGCGGCTGGGAAAGCATTGACGGCGGTGCCAAATTCAATGCTGAGGATGCCCCTGGCAAAGATAACCTGCCCACTAGATCCGCCGTCGTGGGTTGGTGAGGTGTATATTTGCCCGAGGCCAGCCCAAACTGATTGGCACCTCCAGAAGTCCCGGAAAATCCGGGGGCACTCGGAGTGCCAACGTTGGCATTATAGATGTTCCCACTCTGTGGGGTATATTGTTGCTGTGAGGAGCTAGCCTGTGGTCCAGCCGAAGCGAGCGAGGTTGGATCATTATCAAGTAGCATATCGTCGTCGTCTAGATCCAAAGCCGCTTCCCACCTAGCAACCagttcatcttctccagtaTCGCTCAGTTCTGCCTCCCAGCGTGCGGCGAGATCGTCCTCCGAGGGCTCTACAGTACTCTCGTTCTGCTCGGCGACTTTAGACGAGGACGCAGCTTTCAAAGCATCTTCAAATAGAGCAGCAGCCTCTGAGTCACTTTGCGGTGATTCGATCAAAAGTCCGGCCGACTCCATCACTTGCGAAGTGGACTTGCGAGATATTTCAAAAGGGGGAGCATCACTTGCCTCATCTTTTTGAGGTGAGCTGAAGAAGTCGTCTGCATTTTCATCGTCCTGGGCAAATAGGTCCGCCCCTCCTTGAAAGGCTGCGTCCTCGGGTGCGGAAGGTGCTTTGTCGTCTTCTTCTAACAGCGGAAGGCCCTCCTCAAATCGGGACTCTGACTCTGGCGGGGCAAAAATGGGCTTAGTTTGAGTCTTTAGTTGGTTGAAAAAATCGTCCCCATCTGAATCGACCTCATTCCGCTCCTCCATATTCCACGGATCGGCTTGTGAGGTAAACTCGCCGGTAGTTGGATCGTGTTTGCTTGGCTGCTCTCTTGGCTCATACTGGGAGCCGATCTGCGATTGTGATAGTTGCATTTGCGAATCCCACTGGGCGCCCGGGTGTTCCATCTCATTATTCGCATTTTCCTCCGTGATTTCCGGGTCCTCCGAGCCAGAGGTTTGGAGCCTTGGTTTGTCCGAATCATTGTCGGCAACTGTTGGAGACTGCAATCCAAGGGCATCGGATGAGAG
The window above is part of the Penicillium oxalicum strain HP7-1 chromosome VI, whole genome shotgun sequence genome. Proteins encoded here:
- a CDS encoding COPII coat assembly protein sec16, which produces MAQQTAPSGDLSSWNPACRPEGDHSGHTAGPDQNASLEPLNSAGFHSHHASAVPPSEYDEALTTSTESTRELEQASAEEAIVTAAETNVIDQGASFANAQEANGAAAEDIDDTATNLQTEKFSGEPDSSSIPASTILNEEAVPLSSDALGLQSPTVADNDSDKPRLQTSGSEDPEITEENANNEMEHPGAQWDSQMQLSQSQIGSQYEPREQPSKHDPTTGEFTSQADPWNMEERNEVDSDGDDFFNQLKTQTKPIFAPPESESRFEEGLPLLEEDDKAPSAPEDAAFQGGADLFAQDDENADDFFSSPQKDEASDAPPFEISRKSTSQVMESAGLLIESPQSDSEAAALFEDALKAASSSKVAEQNESTVEPSEDDLAARWEAELSDTGEDELVARWEAALDLDDDDMLLDNDPTSLASAGPQASSSQQQYTPQSGNIYNANVGTPSAPGFSGTSGGANQFGLASGKYTPHQPTTADLVGRLSLPGASSALNLAPPSMLSQPPANPVLPRGESFAERPKEGYRSPYDLPEDLARPRRTLTTQKSAPVLVPPPMSVPQVGISAATGTLPPAAPPVQKNFYEELPLPVPRSRPASTSGRYSPMPGTAQASESVGTPPPPQNSYAPLATSQVDSHLQPSLQLPHREDPYTTPSLLGSSAPAGPPAASRYSPQPPALQPPARAQSISRYSPAPSTSGPAGRSRYASQPLAVPGHVNNLPFQPRTSSPLAHHEKSTYQPGAENPYPLQPPSLQPSVDLSPPRAQRGSVDQGSSYAPQSPDENGGLEGSSVQNTNRQIHPSQNRYAPPEYVNEFAQRLAPVKTNEHDQATVMLPSSQQVVEQPSAPPPRRSQTSSPGQQLISPRGTLPQLAPVPRPASVHGSASPTKATNPYGSLPTAIQSSARGYTQHLEFIAPTDGQETDPLERWRGAPIFKFGFGGAVVSCFPKHIPRYSVGQISPMIKPTPGEPRLSKANEVIPFSETVVQHPGPLKSKSKKKDVIAWLSSKIAAFENEVSEVYEGSHADVTKRAEEKILLWKVVRLLVENDGNFEASIESKNSLRQIFVPNPPSLEAENPSASDFGPAATFATFGAPSKPDVAADPEWMRELRALLLVGEREKAVWAAVDRRMWGHALILASTMDRSIWKQAVQEFVRREIKSTAGNTESLAALYEIFAGNVEESVDELVPPSARAGHQLISINDRQGATKNALDGLDSWKDTVAMVLGNRSSDDQSALLALGRLLTSYGRVEAAHICFLFSRSAVFGGADDLQANIVLLGSDHQRQSSSLLDEDAILLTEVYEFATAVLGNSTAATLPHLLAFKLVHARQLADRGRKTEAQAYCDGVASSLKSTTRPSPYHHQHLFSEVDELSARLRQTTTDSGSWISKPSMEKVSGSMWARFNSFVAGDDADAASTGLGKAGEAGDHGPFANIAGTPTVSRSPSVSDLYGSYPGGGATQPVPTPAAGPSKYMPSQYAPNASPEQFRGRSSLDSQRSPSFGGAPFTQRRASQEYPATPVESYAPMYGSPGTNPGYLSTPPQTSYMPLAPVEEDVTFQPHADPTPSTQTASLSNGISYQPAGQSDEQRIESHATAMSDSPYYQEPQAALQSEESSYMPPPGNAYAPPSYAAPDFDSTTEVTEEPSEENTRPDVRKKKKSFMDDDDDDDLAARAAAMQKAENDRKADEAFRKAAEEDAKKDAQQSAKKGWFGGWFGGAKKEADHTGGGPIRAKLGEESSFYYDKDLKKWVNKKDPGSASAARATPPPPRSSAPPSRAASSSSVPPPPGVPPMSGPGSRPQSAASSNVSGAPPLSSFSSSALGVPPPPGNMPRSVSTGAAAPTPPGSAAGLPPRPASSLTNANSIDDLLGAPVARKGNAAKNKKKGRYVDVMAP